TGTGAGTCTTCACAAGATGGTCGGTGAATTCCTGATAGGGAGACTTAGTGAACACAGTCTCCTTCCACAGGTCTGGGGTTagatagctgtatgttttggagatggcatcaaaggtagctttagcaaagttgcccaGAGTGGCAGTACAGCCTCTTGCAGAAGTATAGCAGTCATCAATTCCAGCCATCATCAGGAGTTTCTTAGGCACAGGAGCTGAGACAATGCCAGTACCTCTAGGAGCGGGGATCAGGCGCACCAGAACCGATCCACATCGCCCAGTGACCTTGCAGGGCACTGTGTGAGGCTTGCCAATCTTGTTCCCCCAGTAGCCACGTCTCACAGGAACAATGGACAGCTTGGCCAGAATGATAGCACCACGAATAGCTGTGGCCACTTCCTTGGAGCACTTGACACCCAGACCAACATGGCCATTGTAGTCACCGATGGCCACAAAAGCCTTGAACCTAGTACGCTGTCCAGCTCTAGTTTGTTTCTGGACAGGCATGATCTTCAGAACCTCATCCTTCAATGAAGATCCCAGgaagaaatctatgatctcagaCTCCTTGATCGGGAGCGAGAAAAGATAGATCTCTTCCAAAGACTTGATCTTCATGTCCTTAACTAGGCGGCCCAGCTTGGTGACAGGAACCCACTCCTTGTCTTCGGCCTTTCCTCCCCGGGCTCCTCGGCCCCGGCCTCGGCCTCGGCCACGGCCCCGGCCTCGACCTCGGCCCCCACTGCCGAAGCCACCGCGGAAGCCACCCCGACCTCCGACTCCGGGGCCCCCGGGGCCTCCCGCACCTCCTGCAGCACCGGCGTCGTCCGCCATTTGGTGTTCACTAGAAGTAGAAGCGACTATGAACATTTTTAATAGcgctttggacatagttccaaattgctctccagaatggctggatcagttcacaactccaccagcaatgtaacagtgttccaattttcccacattctctccagcatttatcattttcctgttttgtcattttagccaatctgacaggagagatatggtgcctaagagttgttttgatttgcatttctctaatcagtagtgatttcgagcattttttcatatgcctatagatatctttaatttcttcctctgaaaactgcctgttcatatttgaccatttctcaattggggaatgacttgtattcctataaatttggctcagttccctgtatattttagagatgagacctttattagagatattagttgtaaaggttttctcccaattttctgcttcgcacctaatctttgttgcattggctttgtttatacaaaaacttttcaatttaacataatcaaaagtatttattttgcattttgtaatgctctctatctcttgttgggtcatgaattcttccctttcccataaatttgacaggtaaactattccttgctctcccaaactgcttatagtatcagcctttattcctaaatcatgaacccattttgatgttattttggtatacggtgtaagatactggtctatgtccagtttctgccctaccattttccaattttcccagcagtttttgtgaaatagtcaatcttagcc
This Trichosurus vulpecula isolate mTriVul1 chromosome 2, mTriVul1.pri, whole genome shotgun sequence DNA region includes the following protein-coding sequences:
- the LOC118839549 gene encoding 40S ribosomal protein S2, with the protein product MADDAGAAGGAGGPGGPGVGGRGGFRGGFGSGGRGRGRGRGRGRGRGRGARGGKAEDKEWVPVTKLGRLVKDMKIKSLEEIYLFSLPIKESEIIDFFLGSSLKDEVLKIMPVQKQTRAGQRTRFKAFVAIGDYNGHVGLGVKCSKEVATAIRGAIILAKLSIVPVRRGYWGNKIGKPHTVPCKVTGRCGSVLVRLIPAPRGTGIVSAPVPKKLLMMAGIDDCYTSARGCTATLGNFAKATFDAISKTYSYLTPDLWKETVFTKSPYQEFTDHLVKTHTRVSVQRTQAAAVATT